In Mesorhizobium sp. 113-3-3, a genomic segment contains:
- the ku gene encoding non-homologous end joining protein Ku — translation MAPRASWKGYLKLSLVSCPVRLYPATTTSERISFNQLHKKTHNRINMKPVDPELGLVERSDLVKGYEYEDKQYIIIDDADLDAVRIESNHTMNIEAFVDEGEVDVIYQDAPYYLAPDGAMAEETFAVLREAMRKSGKLAIARLVLSSRERVVTIGARENGMFVCTLRNPNEVRGTAEYFGNIPAGKPDPEMLELAEALIKQKETTFDPKNYEDRYEIALMAMIREKLKGHKPIIAAAPERGNVINLMDALKASLSQSKPPAKSKTKADEVAAKPAAKKAAAGGAPENPLKASLLKAVGKSKK, via the coding sequence ATGGCGCCCAGGGCAAGTTGGAAGGGTTATCTCAAGCTCAGCCTCGTCAGCTGTCCGGTGCGGCTATACCCCGCAACGACCACCAGCGAACGCATCTCGTTCAATCAGCTGCACAAGAAGACCCACAACCGCATCAACATGAAGCCGGTCGATCCCGAACTCGGGCTTGTCGAGCGCTCGGATCTGGTCAAGGGTTACGAGTACGAGGACAAGCAGTACATCATCATCGATGATGCCGACCTCGACGCGGTGCGTATCGAATCCAACCACACGATGAACATCGAGGCCTTCGTCGACGAGGGCGAGGTGGATGTCATCTACCAGGACGCGCCCTACTACCTGGCGCCGGACGGGGCGATGGCCGAGGAAACCTTCGCCGTGCTGCGCGAAGCCATGCGCAAATCCGGCAAGCTGGCGATCGCCCGGCTGGTCCTGTCCAGCCGCGAGCGGGTGGTGACGATCGGCGCGCGCGAGAACGGCATGTTCGTGTGCACCTTGAGGAACCCGAACGAAGTGCGTGGCACGGCTGAATATTTCGGCAACATCCCGGCCGGCAAGCCCGACCCGGAAATGCTCGAATTGGCGGAAGCGCTGATCAAGCAGAAGGAAACCACCTTCGACCCGAAGAACTACGAGGACCGCTACGAGATCGCGCTGATGGCGATGATCCGCGAGAAGCTGAAGGGCCACAAGCCGATCATCGCGGCGGCACCCGAGCGCGGCAATGTCATCAACCTGATGGATGCGCTGAAGGCGAGCCTGTCGCAGTCGAAGCCGCCGGCCAAGTCGAAGACCAAGGCCGACGAGGTGGCGGCAAAGCCCGCCGCCAAGAAGGCGGCAGCGGGCGGCGCCCCTGAGAATCC